Proteins encoded by one window of Gordonia jinghuaiqii:
- a CDS encoding DUF402 domain-containing protein, whose product MTRGGAHGVHPPKREIFDVPAMTNTDNKGFVREVDEYRVTDHGLYMSRPAPGHPRFDHLESWLLPALGLRANIFHFVDGHRTGQRLYLDIGEFWGPDPDDRWHAEDWYLDLVDVPGRPLELIDVDEILEAHRIGLLDTSRCVRAFDIASRALVGAAEQHHDVQSWLDAAAGGQVRFHDHDHDSSDSDAPGSRAPRSGQ is encoded by the coding sequence ATGACACGCGGCGGGGCGCACGGCGTCCACCCTCCCAAGCGGGAGATCTTCGACGTCCCGGCGATGACGAACACCGACAACAAGGGATTCGTGCGGGAGGTCGACGAGTACCGGGTCACCGATCACGGCCTCTACATGTCACGCCCCGCGCCGGGTCATCCCCGCTTCGACCACCTCGAGTCCTGGCTGCTGCCCGCGCTCGGTCTCCGGGCCAACATCTTCCACTTCGTCGACGGCCACCGCACCGGCCAGCGGCTGTATCTGGACATCGGCGAGTTCTGGGGCCCCGATCCCGACGACCGCTGGCACGCCGAGGACTGGTACCTCGACCTCGTCGACGTTCCCGGCCGCCCGCTCGAGCTCATCGACGTCGACGAGATCCTCGAGGCACACCGGATCGGTCTGCTCGACACGTCGCGGTGTGTCCGCGCGTTCGACATCGCGTCCCGCGCGCTCGTCGGAGCCGCCGAACAGCATCACGACGTACAGTCCTGGCTCGACGCCGCCGCCGGCGGGCAGGTTCGGTTTCACGACCACGACCACGACAGCAGCGACAGCGACGCCCCCGGCAGCCGGGCACCGCGCTCCGGTCAGTAG
- the coaE gene encoding dephospho-CoA kinase, translated as MIRLGLTGGIGAGKSTVAKTFVERGAYIIDADKIAREVVEPGSPGLAGLVEAFGSDILTEDGSLDRPALAAKAFVDDESRGRLNAVTHPLIGARTQELLDAAPADAIVVQDIPLLVENHTAPFFHLVVIVFADADVRLHRLTTMRGVGEADARARIAAQATDEQRRAVADVWLDNSGEPEALAVAAARVWDERLVPLEANVRARRVAEPVPELLAAEPNPDGPSARLVNRLWALSGERATAVDVTDAASVELRITARDADAAAELTDRLADGGFAPTGPGVYGSCDPGRPATVRVATN; from the coding sequence GTGATCAGGCTGGGACTCACCGGTGGCATCGGCGCCGGCAAATCGACCGTGGCAAAGACCTTCGTCGAACGGGGCGCCTACATCATCGACGCGGACAAGATCGCGCGCGAGGTGGTGGAGCCGGGATCGCCGGGCCTGGCCGGGCTGGTGGAGGCCTTCGGTTCCGACATCCTCACCGAGGACGGGAGTCTCGATCGGCCCGCTCTCGCGGCCAAGGCCTTCGTGGACGACGAGTCGCGCGGGCGGCTCAATGCCGTCACCCACCCGCTGATCGGGGCGCGCACGCAGGAGCTGCTCGACGCGGCTCCGGCGGACGCCATTGTGGTGCAGGACATCCCATTGCTCGTGGAGAACCATACGGCGCCCTTCTTCCATCTCGTCGTCATCGTGTTCGCCGATGCGGACGTGCGGCTGCATCGCCTGACGACCATGCGCGGCGTCGGCGAGGCGGACGCCCGCGCGCGCATCGCGGCGCAGGCCACCGACGAGCAACGGCGCGCGGTCGCCGACGTCTGGCTCGACAACTCGGGCGAACCGGAGGCCCTGGCGGTGGCCGCGGCCCGGGTCTGGGACGAGCGCCTGGTCCCGCTGGAGGCCAACGTCCGGGCACGGCGGGTCGCCGAGCCGGTGCCCGAACTCCTTGCCGCGGAACCTAATCCCGACGGGCCTTCGGCGCGGCTTGTCAACCGGCTGTGGGCCCTGTCGGGAGAGCGGGCCACCGCGGTGGACGTCACCGATGCCGCATCGGTCGAGTTGCGGATCACCGCGCGCGACGCCGACGCGGCCGCCGAACTGACCGATCGGCTGGCCGACGGGGGCTTCGCACCGACCGGTCCGGGCGTCTACGGCTCCTGTGATCCCGGCCGGCCGGCCACGGTGCGGGTCGCCACCAACTGA
- the aztD gene encoding zinc metallochaperone AztD has product MYPQRTNLTRSLAVLLAASFTLVACGTAESAKPAPASSSSTEPVERQSATPRLALSYDGGILVLDAASLEQVADLPTEGFIRLNSAGNGRNVFVSESGGFRVLDMGTWTRQHGDHGHHYTSAPALTDMTFGGAEPGHVVPHDSRIALFSDGTGEVDIVEPAELLRGKAVSTSFTVPEPHHGVAVFREDGTVVVTVGDEDTRSGVAILGKDRKEIVRNDQCPGVHGEAAAADGALTFGCQDGILVVSGNEIRKVDSPDDYGRIGNQAGTDESPIVLGDYKTDREAGSGDNEIERPDRFTLTDTRTGRLRVVPFDSSYSFRSIERGPGGSAVILATDGALHVFDATTAARTARIPVVGAWTEPDEWQSPMPNVVVLGDIAYVTDPAAKKIVAVDLTTEEQVGEATLPHRTVELAAVTG; this is encoded by the coding sequence GTGTATCCACAACGGACAAACCTGACCCGGTCACTGGCGGTCCTCCTCGCCGCATCCTTCACCCTGGTCGCGTGCGGAACGGCGGAGTCGGCGAAGCCGGCCCCCGCGTCGAGCTCGTCGACCGAGCCTGTCGAGCGGCAGAGCGCGACACCGCGTCTCGCTCTGAGCTATGACGGCGGAATCCTGGTTCTCGACGCCGCCTCGCTGGAGCAGGTCGCCGACCTCCCGACCGAAGGTTTCATCAGGCTCAACAGCGCGGGCAACGGTCGCAATGTGTTCGTGTCGGAATCCGGCGGGTTCCGCGTGCTCGACATGGGCACCTGGACGCGTCAGCACGGCGACCACGGACACCACTACACGTCGGCACCGGCGCTCACCGACATGACGTTCGGCGGCGCGGAGCCGGGCCACGTCGTGCCCCACGACTCCCGCATCGCACTGTTCAGCGACGGCACCGGCGAGGTCGATATCGTCGAGCCGGCAGAACTGTTGCGCGGCAAGGCCGTATCCACCTCGTTCACCGTGCCCGAACCCCACCACGGTGTGGCGGTGTTCCGAGAGGACGGGACCGTGGTGGTGACCGTCGGCGACGAGGACACTCGCAGCGGCGTCGCCATCCTCGGCAAGGACCGCAAGGAGATCGTCCGCAACGATCAGTGCCCCGGAGTCCACGGCGAGGCGGCCGCTGCCGACGGAGCGCTCACCTTCGGCTGTCAGGACGGCATCCTGGTGGTCAGCGGCAACGAGATCCGCAAGGTCGACAGCCCGGACGACTACGGCCGGATCGGGAACCAGGCCGGCACCGACGAGTCCCCGATCGTCCTCGGTGACTACAAGACCGATCGCGAGGCCGGCTCCGGCGACAACGAGATCGAACGCCCCGATCGCTTCACGCTCACCGACACCCGCACCGGTCGGCTGCGCGTCGTGCCGTTCGATTCCAGCTACAGCTTCCGGTCGATCGAACGCGGACCCGGCGGATCGGCGGTGATTCTCGCGACGGACGGCGCGCTGCACGTCTTCGACGCCACGACCGCCGCGCGCACCGCGAGAATCCCGGTCGTCGGGGCCTGGACCGAACCCGACGAGTGGCAGTCGCCGATGCCCAACGTCGTGGTCCTTGGCGACATCGCCTACGTCACGGACCCGGCCGCGAAGAAGATCGTCGCGGTCGACCTGACGACCGAGGAGCAGGTCGGCGAGGCGACGCTGCCGCACCGGACCGTCGAGCTGGCCGCGGTCACCGGCTGA
- a CDS encoding TetR/AcrR family transcriptional regulator C-terminal domain-containing protein produces MSTADDARALVRLLWRAEVEAGGDAASPAAPRRGPRQRVTVDEIVGVAVDIADARGLAAVSMRALATELGMGPMSLYTYVPSRDVLVALMVDRVAADAPMPVRSTTAIDSLDGVARALRAEYLAHPWLLDASSWRQVLGPHRLRRYELQLEILEGLDISDLERDNIIALVSSFVTGNARDALSARSAVADSGLSDERWWEVVGPELSSVMPADAFPLSGRVGTAVGEHHQAPGAPDDAFEFGLARVLYGLRPLVGES; encoded by the coding sequence ATGTCGACCGCTGACGATGCCCGTGCCTTGGTGAGGTTGCTCTGGCGGGCAGAGGTGGAGGCAGGGGGTGACGCGGCGTCTCCGGCCGCTCCTCGTCGCGGCCCGAGGCAGCGCGTCACCGTCGACGAGATCGTCGGGGTCGCCGTCGACATCGCCGACGCCCGCGGCCTGGCGGCGGTGTCCATGCGTGCACTCGCCACCGAGCTCGGGATGGGGCCGATGAGTCTGTACACCTACGTGCCCTCGAGGGATGTGCTGGTGGCGCTCATGGTCGACCGGGTGGCCGCCGATGCGCCGATGCCGGTTCGATCGACAACCGCCATCGACTCGTTGGACGGTGTTGCGCGCGCCCTGCGAGCCGAGTATCTGGCGCACCCCTGGCTCCTCGATGCCTCGTCGTGGCGTCAGGTCCTGGGGCCGCACCGACTCCGGAGATACGAACTGCAGCTCGAGATCCTGGAGGGTCTGGACATCTCGGACCTGGAGCGCGACAACATCATTGCCCTTGTCTCCTCGTTCGTGACCGGAAATGCTCGCGACGCGTTGAGTGCTCGCTCGGCGGTTGCCGACAGCGGGCTCAGTGACGAACGGTGGTGGGAGGTCGTCGGCCCGGAGTTGAGCTCGGTGATGCCGGCGGATGCCTTCCCGCTGTCGGGTCGGGTGGGTACCGCGGTCGGTGAGCATCACCAGGCGCCCGGCGCGCCCGACGACGCCTTCGAATTCGGGCTGGCCCGTGTGCTGTACGGCTTGAGGCCGCTCGTGGGTGAATCGTGA